The Ancylobacter sp. IITR112 genome window below encodes:
- a CDS encoding ArdC family protein, translating into MKRKESRPRTDIYAQITEKLVAALEKGVRPWVQPWSAGNVKGRVTRPLRHNGEPYTGMNVLLLWLESMARGFASPMWMTFRQASELDAHVRKGESGATVVYASRFKRTETDARGDEVEREIPFLKAYTVFNCDQIEGLPEHYYARPAEPIANPIERVAHADRFFGNTGAVIRHGGTKAFFAPSSDHVQMPPFESFRDAASYYAVLGHECVHWAGASHRLNRDLSRYHQDRSERAREELIADIGASFLCADLGLVPELEPRADHASYVASWLKVLQDDRRAIFAAAAHAQRAVAYLHGLQPLAESEREAA; encoded by the coding sequence ATGAAAAGGAAGGAAAGCAGGCCGCGCACCGACATCTATGCGCAGATCACGGAAAAACTCGTCGCCGCGCTGGAGAAGGGGGTGCGTCCTTGGGTGCAGCCCTGGAGCGCAGGCAATGTGAAGGGCCGCGTGACGCGGCCGCTGCGCCACAATGGCGAACCCTACACCGGCATGAATGTGCTGCTGCTCTGGTTGGAGAGCATGGCGCGCGGCTTCGCCTCGCCGATGTGGATGACCTTCAGACAGGCATCCGAGCTCGACGCCCATGTCCGCAAGGGCGAAAGCGGCGCGACCGTCGTCTATGCCAGCCGGTTCAAGCGCACGGAGACCGACGCGCGCGGCGACGAGGTCGAGCGGGAAATTCCCTTCCTCAAAGCCTACACCGTCTTCAATTGCGACCAGATCGAGGGCTTGCCGGAACACTACTATGCCCGGCCCGCCGAACCGATCGCCAACCCGATCGAGCGGGTCGCGCATGCCGACCGCTTTTTCGGCAATACCGGGGCAGTGATCCGCCACGGCGGGACGAAGGCCTTCTTCGCCCCGTCCAGCGACCATGTCCAGATGCCGCCGTTCGAGAGCTTCCGCGACGCGGCGAGCTACTACGCCGTTCTTGGACATGAATGCGTCCACTGGGCCGGCGCGTCACATCGGCTCAACCGGGACCTCAGCCGCTACCACCAGGATCGCAGCGAGCGGGCGCGCGAAGAGCTCATCGCCGACATCGGCGCGAGCTTCCTCTGCGCCGATCTCGGCCTGGTGCCGGAGCTCGAGCCGCGGGCGGACCACGCGAGCTACGTCGCCTCCTGGCTCAAGGTGCTGCAGGACGACCGCAGGGCGATCTTCGCCGCAGCTGCCCATGCGCAGCGGGCGGTCGCCTATCTGCACGGCCTTCAGCCATTGGCGGAGAGCGAGCGGGAGGCAGCCTGA